The Lysobacter enzymogenes DNA segment CTGCGCGCGCAGCACCAGGCGCACTTCGTATTCCAGGGTCGAACCGGCCAGCAGGTTCAGCCACTTGGCCAGCGCGCGCGCAGCGCTGCCGCCGGGCAGGAAGCGCTGGAAATTCTCGCGGTCCAGCGGCCCGATCCACAGCCGCAGGCGCAGGTCGCGCTGCCAGACCCGGTCGCCCGCCAGCGCGGTCGAACCCAGCCGCGCGTTGGCCATGCCCAGGCGCGAGCGCTGCTGCTCGGGCACCGCATACCAGGCGCCGACGAACTGCTCGACCCGCAACGGCGCCTGGAAATAATCCGACAGGATGCGCTGCATGAACGTCGCCGACATCGGGTGCTGGCGGATGCCGCCGGCGTAGTGCGCGACCGCCTGGTCGAACACGTCGCCCTCGCCGTCGACCATGCGGTCGCGCAAGGCGTGCAGGCCGACGCCGGCCAGCGACAGCAGCAGCGGCAGGAAGCGTTCGCGCCGGTCGAGTTCGTACTGGAAGTGCAGGCGGTACTTCTTCCACGCCGCATAGTGCTGGGCCACCGCGCGGTTGGCGAACATGTCCAGGAACGCGCGCGCGGTGCGGTCGCGCAGGTAGATCTCGCGCTGGGCGATGGTCTCGGTGTAATGCAGCGGCATCACCCCGGCGCCGCCGAGCAGGCCGATGAAGCCCGGCACGACCCGCACCTCGGCGATGTCCTGCGCCGCCACCGCGGCCTCGATCGCCTCGGCCGTTTCCAACTCGACGCCCTGCTGGTCGCAGGCCACCGCCTGTTCGATCTCGCTGGCGGGAAAGCCCAGCGACAGCGAGTTGGCGAAGCGCAGCCGGAACGGCAGCACTTCGCGCAGGGGCACGCCCTGGCGCGCGAACAGGTGCTCGAAGATCCGCATCGCCTGGAAGAACTGGAAGCGATGCGGCTCGGCCAGGACCTGCTGGGCTACACCAGGATCGATTCGCCGCTTCGCGGTTGGCATTGGATCAGTACCTCGCCGCCGTGGCTCGACAGCAGCGTCAGCTGCGTGAAGCTGTTGGCGTGCACATACAGGCCGAAGAAGTGGTCGAGCACCTTGGCGAACGCGGCCACGCCGGTGCCGACGAAATTGTGCTCGTCGATGGTCATGCGGATCTCGACCCCGCGCACCACGCTGGTGAAATGCCGGCCCGGCATCCACGCGGTGGCGGGCTTGTGTTCGAGCCCGACGATGCCCTCGATCTGGCGCGCGGTCACCGCCGAGCGCGTGGTGTCGTACAGCCGCAGCATCTCCTTCAGCGCCGGCAGGCCGCTCTGGGTCAGGGACAGATGATTGAGGCTCAGGTGCGAGATCAGCCGCCACTGCGCGCCGCGGCCGCGCTCGAAGCGGCGCGGCTGGCTGGGCTTGCGCAACAGGCTGATCGCGCGCGCGATGCCGCCGCCTTCCATGGTCAGGTCGCCGCCCTGCACGTTGTAGGCCAGGTGGGTCGGCAGGTCGCGGTTGCTGCAGGTCAGCTCCAGGCTGACGATGTCGGTCTGCGGCAGCACCGGGTTGAAGTCCAGGTCGACGAAGGACAGCTCGGTCTCGTAACCCGGGCTCATCCGCGCGACCTGCTCGTCGCGGTGGGCGAGCCAGTACTGGCCGGTCTTGTCCGGGGTCTCGCCGTGGTGCAGCGAATAGAACGGCCGGAACTCGGTGATCTTCTCGCCCTGCGGGGTCTGCCGCACGCGCTTGACCGAGTCGATCGAATGCACTTCGAACGCGAACGCGCGGCGCGCGTCGGCGACCACCGGATAGGACGCGGTGCGGTGGGTGGTGCGGATCGGCTCG contains these protein-coding regions:
- the tssG gene encoding type VI secretion system baseplate subunit TssG translates to MPTAKRRIDPGVAQQVLAEPHRFQFFQAMRIFEHLFARQGVPLREVLPFRLRFANSLSLGFPASEIEQAVACDQQGVELETAEAIEAAVAAQDIAEVRVVPGFIGLLGGAGVMPLHYTETIAQREIYLRDRTARAFLDMFANRAVAQHYAAWKKYRLHFQYELDRRERFLPLLLSLAGVGLHALRDRMVDGEGDVFDQAVAHYAGGIRQHPMSATFMQRILSDYFQAPLRVEQFVGAWYAVPEQQRSRLGMANARLGSTALAGDRVWQRDLRLRLWIGPLDRENFQRFLPGGSAARALAKWLNLLAGSTLEYEVRLVLRAQDVQGVRMDEQGGARLGWDSYLCSRPSEVDRADTRYHLQTLQ